The Babylonia areolata isolate BAREFJ2019XMU chromosome 24, ASM4173473v1, whole genome shotgun sequence genomic interval CTTGTGATGTTCAAATCCTGGCACTAGTGGCAGCGCCTGATGAGTTAAGGAGGCAGCCAGTCTTTCTGATGTCTCAAGTGAACACAAGCTCAGCTTTTCCTGCAGAGAAATAATTGAGCAACATGCCATTTCAAGAAACTATTCATCAATGATTGAGTGGTCAGTTTGAAGGTGTGTGAACCACGAATCATGCTTGTCATCTAGATGGGCGTGGCCCTGTTCCTGCACGACCTGCCCCCACCAGACCAGCCCCCCCACCTCCTGGTGCCAGACCTCCACCTGGGGTTCCTACACCTGCTGCTGGGGTTGCAGGTAATTACTGTGTCTTTGAGAGGactttgttattgttaatgtttgtcagtcattaaccctttcgctgccaggaaaataaaattgaagtgaaatctatttgccaggtttttttttcacaaaaaacgggaataaattttccaaaaattctgtgctctttgttattggagaaagacccataaaagtatatattttctggaaggtaaatgaataaggaatacaaaacacatgctgttttcccattttacatattcttagtgacatgctgttgttttgaaatcagtgttttgttttttgtcacattttcaacttgttcattacaaacattaggtaatttgcacaaaaatatcattttctggacaaatggatatctgcaaacacaaaatcatactagaacaaccacaatatatatatatatatatattttttttttaagagatacacagtgcattgtgacttctccaagtgataatatgaatgtgaggccacaccccctcagtctccaccccccccacccccctcctcttcacccctctcacacggtcacttgatccagttctcatcagactgcattggctgagtgccaagaatatcgctcacactgtgACCTGCTAATAATTCGATCATGTTCTGTCGTCTGCTTACATttgtacagccagcatcactcactgatagtcgcaacttggccactctcttgattgctccctttattttctatcaaatcgtccaataaatgttcatcactgtcttctccttcaaatttacgcttcaattctttctgagcatcagctaaaggaagaaatcttggttgatttagtttatcatgatcgcatgtcttgagcacggcgtcagtccgacattttgttgagcgagcgaggagagaagtcaggcaaacactgggacagtgacccaaccaaaacgttcaaataaaggactgcttcatgacgtagatggggtttctagctatgaatagaatctagaaagattccccaggctaaagttaccactatttttgtcaactaAGTGAATGCataccagggaaaagtcagaatatttcgatgacgagttatctcgtcattgtggcagcgaagcatacatgcttgccatgacgagttatctcattatataggcagcctaggggttaatgttaATCATTCATCAAATGTTTTTTTGGTTCTTGGTAATACTTGAATGAaaatcatttaaaagaaaaaaagaaaaaagtaaaaaaaaagcaagggtAATCACTTTCCTTTCAGACTGGTCAAACTCATATTGATACTGGCAACAGTTTGCTTTATTCCAAggaatgcatatgtatgtatatacatatgcatatatatatatatatatgtgtgtgtgtgtgtgtgtgtgtgtgtgtgtgtgtgtgtgctttattccaaggaatgtatatatatatatatatatatatatatatatatatatatatatatatatatatacatacatatgcatgtgtgtgtgtgtgtgtgtgtgtgtgtgtgttttgttaagtTTGCACAATATCTTGAGAATTATTTTTTGTTGATGAAAAAGGTAACacattttttagaaaaaaaaactttagTTTAAATAGTTATGTGTAATGTGATTGTGAGAATGTATACATGTGATGTATTCTTAGATGTTCAGAGGCATTTTGATGTAAGAGAAGATATTTAACATAAATAACAAGGTCTGAATCCAAAGTATTTCATTTTACTTGTGTGGAAATATGTTTAGAGACAGATTTATTGACACACACTTGCATGTTAGATGCTCATTTTGTCAGCTTATTACAATTCATTGTTGTATTTAAGCAGGGCCAGTTCCAGCTCCTGTCCCACAGAGACCCTCTGGAGCAGCCCCTACCCCTGTCTCTCACAAGCCACCTGATCGTCTGGCAAAGTCGTCTTCCACAAAATCCAAGTCTCAGGGTTCTGTACGAAAGTAAGACTGCTTCAGAGTGTCGCATGCCATGCCACTGAGTGTTTGTGTCCGAGTAACCAGCTTCCTTTCTCCTAGAATGACCAAATCTTGACTTAAGAAATtacaagaatataatttaaagaaACAGAACTGTGCATGTCTGTTGCATGACTGATCACAATCAGGAAACTGTCTTCGCATCTTACACAGTGGCTTACTTTTGCAGACGTCCTGAAATCACCATTGTCGATGCCAGACCAATGAGTCAGGCAGGCTTCAGAGAGATGAAGGCATCAGAACCTTCACCCCCCAAGCCTGCAGGCAGCAGTGCAAAGGAAGAGGAGGCTGTGACTCTACCCAGAAGTAATGGGGGAGCACCACGTGAGTTGGTTGTGAAGACAAGTTGCAGTCTGGGCTAACTGCCCCTCAAAATGcacaagtttttctttctttctttatttctttctttcatccattctttcttcctttctttcttttttttttgtcaaacaaaaaaaggacaaaaatgaATCCAAATATCACACAAACCAATTTCAAAAGTATAAGATTTAATCTATCTTTTAAACAGGAGACTCATGTATGATACCTTGAACTTTGACCTCTGAACTTTTTCTTTTCAaggattttgttttcattgtgaCCACTTATTGCACTAAATTTGATGAAGAATGTTTCCTTCAAGACCTCTTTCTTGTGTTTGGAAACTTTTCCTATCAATATGTGTCATGTTGTGACATTGACCTTTAAGTTCTGGTTTTGAATTTCTTTTGGGACAACAATTTTGATTAAGGCTGAATGTAAAATACTGTCTTTGTCAAGGTTTTATATTTTGCCTCTCATTCTTCTTACCATATCATCATAAAGCAGATGACATCAGAGGTTTCATTCATACAGGTCTACCAGCCTGTCACATTTGGTTCCTAAGCACTTGAAGTAACCAAGAAAACgccaatgtcaaagtttaccaggGTCACAAAGACATCGGGTCATTACATGAACTCACTTTGTTGGTacacttgaataaaaaaacaaacaaacaaataaacaaaaaaaacaaccaaaccaacagcCTGTAAACCTGCTATTTGAAAGAGGACGTAAGAGAAATATATATTCTAAAGTATTATAAATTGTGATGGGCGAGGCAAAATAGTCGTTTAAAACATAGCTGTTCAACATTCAACATTTTGCTTCCTGTGATTTAGaattttttaaacacaaaaaggCATGTTTATTCTCTAAATTAATGACACTTTTTGTATATTGTGTAAACTTATTATGTACACACTATTTTAATGAGACTTGCTGTAATGAACTTTTGTgtatttgcgcatgtgtgtgtatatatgcatgtgtgtatatatgtacgtatgtttgtGCAAATACAATATGTATGGTTGTGTCTTAATGCTTAGTTAAAGGATGAGATTTACtattatgtgtttgcatgtgtgtgcatgtgtgtacttgaatgtgtgtatgtgtgtgagtgtgtatcttgTGCGTGCATTCAAATgtacatgcttttgtgtgtgtgtgtgtgtgtgtgtgtgtgtgtgtgaatgtgttgtcaTTTTTCCAGCAATACCAGGTCGTCCTCCACCAACCCCGACCACAGCAgctcactccacaccaccccccaaccattCCCCACCACCCATACCTTCCTCCAGACCCGGCCCTCCACCTGGTCGCCCACCACCCTTCCCCGAtaaacccacacccccctcacttaATGATGACCAACAGGAGACCCCGAGTGCAGGTCCACCACCAATGAAACCCTCCCGCCCAACCATCCTGCGACCAGCCCGGCCCAAATCCACCATCATCCCTGGTGAGCAGCCCTTCGTCAATTCCTcgccatcccctccaccccctctgccGAAACGATCTCCCATTGTGGGTGAAGGGCCGTCAGCCCAAGGAGATCTGATggacttcctcccccctcccaaaccgGCACGGTCCAGTCAGCATGGTGAGGAGGAATTGCCAGAAccagagaaagaagcagaagatggaGGGGGTAAaggtgaaggtcaaggtcacgttGCTCCGAAGAAACCAACAAGAGTGTCAATTATACGCCCACCACCACGACGACCCAAGTCTATGATTGATACTGCTCCAGAaaacaagggtgtgtgtgtgaatcagattggtgtctatctgtctgtctactttcTGCAGAATGTGGGACGTTGAAGTTCATCAGTTCTGAAATTTGTTTTTGATGTCTGGAAATAATCATGGTTTCAGTCATTACTCTTatctgtgtagatgtgtgtgtgtgtgtgtgtgtgtgtgtgtgtgtgtgtgtaaaacacctTAATTCAGTTGTTATCTCAGCCTGTGGGGTTATGTCATCATCCTGGTTTATTTGTTTGCCTGTCGGGAGAATTGCTGGAATAGGCGGGAAAGATTCTCCTGAAATTTTCTGGAAGTGGTAGCTTCAAGCCAAGGTCCTGTCAGTCAGGTTTTGTTGGTGATCCTGATCAGTACCTGGATCCAAAGAATGTTTCAGACAAAATGAGCAAGTCTACATGACTTCCTGTTGAGTGTTGGCAGAGATATcattcaggggtatcactctgtACAGAGACACCTTtagttctttgtgtctgtgtcattccAGTCATTTTGAACATTATTTTCAGTTGCATACTCAGCACCATGTACTTAGATATGTAACACAAGCAACCAGTTGATCATAACATTTTGTTTAAAAACTGAAAGTTTgaattttatttgtctttctaGATGAACCACAGGAGGGAACAAGCCATCTGCCTCCACGTCCCAAACCTCCTCTTCCAGCCTCCAGACCAGTGGCTATGGTTGCTGCAGTACCTAAAAGTTCCAGTGAAGGAGAGTCTTGGCAACCCACTGAGGAGGAACAGACCAGGACCGCTGGACCTCCTGTGCCCGCTGCCAGAACCAGGACCAGTCCCAGGGAGTGTCCGCAGGAGGAACTTGCACCTGGTGCCTCACCAGTACCCAGCCCAAGAAGTGTACCCCAGAGTGATGTCAGCGAACAGAGCACAAAGCCTGCTCCACACATGGACGTGGACAAGATTCTGACAGCTCCCAGCAGACCCAAGCCTCCACTTCCGGTTGCCAGACCTCACGGGGGTCCTCCTACTGTTCCAAGTCCTGGAGGAAGTCCCAGACTGTCTCAGAAAGTGGTGCCAtcaaaacctccccccccacatgtTGTTGACACTGTCTCCGGGTCACAAGGCCCCACAACAAGGGGTGATGGACTCCCCCCACCTCTGGTGCCATCCAGGCCTCCTGTCGCCATGGGAACAGTGCCGGTGGCTGAAGGCTGTCTGTATGCTGTGTCTGAACCTCTGGAAACCACGGACACCTTCACCAAAATGCCTTCGCCCTCCAATAGCCAGCCCTCACGTCCACCTCCCCCAGTTCCCAAGTCACGCCCCAAGTCTTCCGCTCACTCCTCGCCCATGTTGGGCCGTCCTCTGCCTTCTGTcccaccccagtccccccctACTGCCAGCCCACCCCTGGCACCATCTCACTGCTATGAGGATGTGGACTCAGTGAAAGCTCAGGCACGGACCTCGGTCAGTGCGATCTCCATGGATTTACCAGCTCAGCAGCACAGTACATCATCACCCACAGAGACTGTGGAGGCAGGCAATGAGTCACAAAAAGAAGATGACATTTCAGCGTTGTACGCCAAAGTGAACAAACCTGTGGAGGCAGCCAATGAGTCACAAAAAGAAGATGACATTTCGGCGTTGTACGCCAAAGTAAACAAACCTAGCAAACCGAAAAATTCCCAGAATTCTCACCCAGACACAGGCTCTTCTGACAGTGCAGCTTTAAACCCATTTGGTGTTAGCCTGAAACATATCGCTCCTGAAGACTCACCTGAATCAGAGGCACCACCTATTCCTCCCAAACTAGGCAGCGATCACACAGATGTATCACCACCTCTCCTTTCCCCCAAACCCAAACCTAGTATATCAGCCAAGCCACAGGTTGCAGGCAAACCTAAATCACCAAGAAGTGAAGAAAATCCTGTAGAGCTTTCTGAGGCCTCGACAACTAAGGCAGAATCTTCAGAGCAAAGCGGACCACCAGCCAAGCCACAGGTTGCAGACAAACCTAAATCTCCAAGAAGTGAAGAAACACCTGCAAACTCTCTTGAGGCTTCATCAACAAAGACAGAGTCTTCAGAACAAAGCAAGCCACCTGTGGCAGCTAAACGACCAACCATCATTCGACCCTCCAAACCAGCCCCCAAGACTGAGAGTTCAGCCAGCAGTGCAGAGGACGCATCAGAAGTTCAGCTGCGAGAGAAAGGGAGCGAGAAGGAGAGTGTTCCCTGCCCTCAATCAGAACCACCAGGTGACGGAGAAAACAAGACCTCTGTGCTAGGGCGCCCAGCTCCTCCCAAACGTCCTGTCACCATCATCGGCTTACCGCATCAGAGACAGAAGCCTCCAGCACTGGAGAGCACCAAGGAAGAGACTACTGCCCCAAAACACCAGGCTGTAGAAGACTCTCTCTCAGGAGCCGAAAAGAGCGAGGCAAAGGAAGCAGAGCCTGacggacacagcacagcacccccacctctccacgcGTCTCCCGCACTGCCACGGCCACCACCGCCACGTCCAGGAAAACCACACAGTTCTCCACCATCTGAGAGGAGCAAAACTGATTTGGAGTCATCAGCACCCCCCAAACCTCCAACCCCTGCACCCCCCCGACCTGCAGCCAGACCAGCTTCAGAAGCCGTGGCCCCAGGTGTGGAGGAAGCAGCAGTCACCGCATCTGCTGTGGCCAGAAAGacaaaagatgaggaggaggaagggggaggggcagtccctggcagacccccctcccctgcccctccacgACCATCCACCCGACCTGCTTCAGCCATGTTGGCACCGAGTCGGGAGGAAGGGGGAGCAACCATGTCATCCTCCTCTCCTAAATCATCACCTCCTGTCCACAGGAAAGAACCCAGTCCATGTGAAGAAGGTATGTGGGTGGCagtggaggaagggtgggggggcgggctaGGGGGCTGGAATAGTGGATCACAGTCGATTTGTTATGGAAGGGTTGGTTTAACTCTGGGAGGGGAACTTTACAAATAGGTATGATGTGTGATGCTGAATCAAAATGTTCTTTTCAAGAAGAGGTGTgtgacacataaacagacatatTCCATGATACAGAAGCAGTGGCCAGAAGGCCAGGTCGGCCAGGAggcccccctccacgccccatgTCGATGCCACCTGTCAAACCACCGCTGTCGGCCACCACCACTGTTTCACCAGCTGCAGCCTCTGGCACCATGGAGCCTAGGCAGTAAGTGAACATTAtaacagtcttcttctttttcttcttctgtgtccgtAGGCTGCAGCTCTCATGTTTTCTCGAATATACAGCCATAGTGCACAGTTTCCTGGGATGGGCATGCTTGgtgtgttgtttccataaccagccAAATGCATACATGGATCATGGGGTATTTAAAGTGTGCATTTGAGACCAGCGGGTCTGCAAATCTGTTGAATTGAGAGATTGGGAAAatttccccccaaaacccccactgGGCACCTTGACTGGGATTTAAAGccagggccctcagattgaaagaccagtgctctaaccacttggctgttacgCCAGTCATGAGTCAGATAAATGTATAGCTCAGTATTTAAAGATGCAAattgtgtgataaaaaaaatcagcagaaaatTGATAATCTATTGTGAAACAAGAGCAGTCCGAAGGATGTATGTCCTTTGTGTTGAGGTGTGAGGAGATGTCACTGTAATCCTGCGGTTTCTTTGACAGGGAGAAGCCTTCCAGACCACAGCCTGTCCGACCCACACCACCCAAACAGCCACAGACCACaggtatgtgtgcacacatgcatgcacatatgtgtgtgtgtgtgtacgtgcacacaggtttgcttgtgtgtgtgtgtgctcgcatatgttatggtgtctgtgtgcataaCTCTTTGTCTCTTTAACCCTCTCATGAGTGCACTCATGGTTTGGGTTTTTGTCTCTGTATTTTCTTaaattctgtctctttcttagtcttatttctttctatcttgtATAAAATTctaggaaatgtgtgtgtgtgtgtctgtgtgttttatgaaCCATGTATATTAAAAATACTCAGATATAAGGTATCATTAAAATAATTTTATATTGGCTCCACATCTTGCCATACACTCACATGAAGGAAAACTATTATGGAATCCGTGTGCAGTTTTGAAGCTGTCTTGGACTTTTAAAACATgtcaaaaaattttttaaaaaggaccTTCTGCGAACCAGTATGCTTTGGAGAACTTGAATTCATTATTTTGTTGGTGCTTTATAATCATATTAATCTTCATTTGAAGTTCCAAATTGTTTCCTCTGCAGTTATTCTGTTgttatatttttctctttttttcttttcttttcttttctgtcagtgtCACAACAGGTAATTTCTTTATGTGAAATTCGAGCGGTTGTTCCTGTGGAGATCATATTGCCACAGTGCattgtcacttttttttaatttttattttttaattgttaCATGTGCAGaaagatttctttctctcttttttttgcttAAAATGTTTTATTTAAACAGACAACATTGCGTTGTGGTTACACACTCACCAGGGGAGAGCACCTGAATGTCACACAGATAAAATTGTTGTGGCAAAAagtattacaatgcaatacaagaaaattcaaataagaACAATATAATACAAGACTGTGGTaaaaatacaacgcaatacaagcAAGACAAACAAGGACAGGTTTCtgagtggtgtttttttcttgcagcccctccccctctccccaagcgTCCTGGTCTCAACCACCCCCTGTACCGATACATGGCGACAGAGCCCCACGCCATTGCAGTGCATGCGTACCCTGCCCGCCACCCTGATGAGCTTCCGTTTGAGGTACGtccctttttccttcctcctACCAAAGAAggtttgtctttgtatttctttttatcacaacagatttctctgtgtgaaattcgggctgctctccccagggaaagcgcgtcactacactacagtgccacccattttttttgtattttttcttgcatgcagttttctttttatttgtttttcctatcaaagtggatttttctacataattttgccaggaacaacccttttgttgccgtgtgttcttttacgtgcgctaagtgcatgctgcacatggacctcggtttatcgtctcatccgaatgactagcgtccagaccaccaatggtggagggtgagaaaatattggcggctgagccataattcaaaccagtgcgcttagattcgctcgcttcctaggcggacgcgttacctttaggccatcactccactttgattAACCCTAGTGGACTGAGGTTAGTGTGGCTTGATTCTGAACCACAGCTGttactttttgtgtacttttcagTGGTGTGGTTGATACTGCTGAATACAGAGTGATGCATTCTCCAGAGGAAGAAGACTGAACAGAATGGTGACCAACGTGCTGAACTGTAAACTTTGTTGTGTCTCGGGTGATAGTCCTTCACTGATGAGTGTACTCTGTCAGCAGCAACTATGGGGTTAAAAATGATGCagtggggaggtaacctactgtgggaggttatcggccgtagctactttcgttttctccgcataggcggatagtagtttgcacaggacaggagtcagacccctgccggagtctgcaccagtgggtcacggaaAGTATGTTACttgaacataattttaggaagaaaatttcctttgtgtgAAACTATCGGAACCCAAGAGCATTTTGTTGGTGAACAAAACCTTGTAGACTGAAACAGTGGAGATATGTTCAGTGTCCGCTTTCAGTTAACttgaacaacacacactcagacacacacacagacacacagagaatagaATAGACTGTAATAGATGTCAGTAAAGGAAACAATCATAAACGATGGTAGAACAGAACATAATAAATCAGTGGTAATAAAAgaagataatgaataaataacgatAGAAGAAACAATGATGAGTAATAGCAGAGAACAAGGTATAAAGTAGATAATGATAGAAAAAGGTAATAGTAATAAAAGAAATTGTGATAATGGTAGAGTGGAAGGTAaatagatgatgatgaaaacaataatATGAATTGTGACGGATAATGATAGATAATGATAGAGTAGAAGGAAAGGAGGCGGTGCCTGGCAGGATAATGATAGAGTAGAAGGAAAGGAGGCAGTGCCTGGCAGGATAATGATAGATAATGACAGACTAGAAGGAAAGGAGGCGGTGCCTGGCAGGATAATGATAGAGTAGAAGGAAAGGAAGCAGTGCCTGGCAGGATAATGATAGATAATGACAGAGTAGAAGGAAAGGAGGCGGTGCCTGGCAGGATAATGATAGATAATGACAGAGTAGAAGGAAAGGAGGCGGTGCCTGGCAGGATAATGATAGATAATAACAGAGTAGAAGGAAAGGAGGCGGTGCCTGGCAGGATAATGATAGATAATAACAGAGTAGAAGGAAAGGAGGCAGTGCCTGGCAGGATAATGATAGATAATGACAGAGTAGAAGGAAAGGAGGCGGTGCCTGGCAGGATAATGATAGATAATGACAGAGTAGAAGGAAAGGAGGCGGTGCCTGGCAGGATAATGATAGATAGTGATAGAGTAGAAGGAAAGGAGGCGGTGCCTGGCAGGATAATGATAGATAATGACAGAGTAGAAGGAAAGGAGGCGGTGCCTGGCAGGATAATGATAGATAATGACAGAGTAGAAGGAAAGGAGGCGGTGCCTGGCAGGATAATGATAGATAATGATAGAGTAGAAGGAAAGGAGGTGGTGCCTGGCAGGATAATGATAGATAATGACAGAGTAGAAGGAAAGGAGGCGGTGCCTGGCAGGATAATGATAGATAATGACAGAGTAGAAGGAAAGGAGGCGGTGCCTGGCAGGATAATGATAGATAATGATAGAGTAGAAGGAAAGGAGGCGGTGCCTGGCAGGATAATGATAGATAATGACAGAGTAGAAGGAAAGGAGGCACGCCCTGGCAGGATAATGATAGATAATGATAGAGTAGAAGGAAAGGAGGCGGTGCCTGGCAGGATAATGATAGATAATGACAGAGTAGAAGGAAAGGAGGCACGCCCTGGCAGGATAATGATAGATAATGATAGAGTAGAAGGAAAGGAGGCGGTGCCTGGCAGGATAATGATAGATAATGATAGAGTAGAAGGAAAGGAGGCACGCCCTGACAGGATAATGATAGATAATGATAGAGTAGAAGGAAAGGAGGCGGTGCCTGGCAGGATAATGATAGATAATGACAGAGTAGAAGGAAAGGAGGCGGTGCCTGGCAGGATAATGATAGATAATGACAGAGTAGAAGGAAAGGAGGCAGTGCCTGGCAGAGCTGGTAAGGTGTTGGATTTCTGACCCGGTGTTCACCAGCGATCTGAGTTTGAAGCCTGTTTTTcagcgtggtgttgtgtccttgggaaaggcacttcactccagctttcctcactccacccaggtgtcagtgagtacctgacttcggttgggaaaggttaaaacagcTGAAGGAGGGAATTGGGCCCTGTTTTCCtctgccaagccctagacacagcagaTATGAACTCACTTCCCCGATGGCCATACAAGACTATGGAACCTTTAACACTTAACaaaaggtgatgatggtgatggagtcttccgtcggaccgacggatgagtaggcaggcaggcttatctgtcagtgtgtgtcctcatattggagaagaggccaattctggatgcgcagcacttcccacaggtgttgcagtggaaaacgtctccagattccgacattagcctggttgcctgaccagtacaggtgacttttttttttaatgaagaggagttgtgcagtcccttccccactctctcgcctaccgatgtTCAGAGTCCCACAGGCGCAAAAGGTATCAAAAggtaatgaacaaataaatgacaatAATGGAAGACTGTTAagaaggtatgtatgtatggttgtcagtcgtgtcccgcaatgaccatcagaacagcagaggaggcaactgctgtcctgactatctgggctagaatctgattatagcagagagtgtcttcttgcccaggttacatcccctctctcagcccagagggttttaggacagtcagcgtttgggatggttcccaaaggccagtagCCCCCAaatctgcagcactaagaaccagtgcaatcttgcttcctagttgAGGGTGGGATAAATGACAATCATGGAAGAAGTAATGATAAATGAAAAATGATGACGTGTGAGcaatacacagataaacacaatGATGGaagaagtaatgataatgatgacgtgtGAGCGTTAAACAGATAAACGACAATGATGGAATaagtaatgataatggtgatgtgtGAGCAATACACATAAACGACAATGATGGAAGAAGTAATGATAAATGATTACGTGTGAGCAATACACAGATAAACGACAATGATGGaagaagtaatgataatgatgacatgtGAGCAATACACAAAGATATATAACAGGACCATAAAGATATGGaagaagtaatgataatgatgacgtgtGAGCAGTACTCAGATAAACGACAATGATGGaagaagtaatgataatgatgacgtgcGAGCAATGCACAGATAAACGACAATGATGGaagaagtaatgataatgatgatgtatgAGCAATACACATAAACGACAATGATGGaagaagtaatgataatgatgacatgtGAGCAATACACAGATAAACGACAATCATGGaagaagtaatgataatgatgacgtgtGAGCAGTACTCAGATAAACGACAATCATGGaagaagtaatgataatgatgacgtgcGAGCAGTACACAGATAAACGACAATGATGGaagaagtaatgataatgatgacgtgtGAGCAATACACA includes:
- the LOC143299243 gene encoding uncharacterized protein LOC143299243 isoform X1 — its product is MSETAEVLAEGGGAPLPPKRPTIIRPAQDGRGPVPARPAPTRPAPPPPGARPPPGVPTPAAGVAAGPVPAPVPQRPSGAAPTPVSHKPPDRLAKSSSTKSKSQGSVRKRPEITIVDARPMSQAGFREMKASEPSPPKPAGSSAKEEEAVTLPRSNGGAPPIPGRPPPTPTTAAHSTPPPNHSPPPIPSSRPGPPPGRPPPFPDKPTPPSLNDDQQETPSAGPPPMKPSRPTILRPARPKSTIIPGEQPFVNSSPSPPPPLPKRSPIVGEGPSAQGDLMDFLPPPKPARSSQHGEEELPEPEKEAEDGGGKGEGQGHVAPKKPTRVSIIRPPPRRPKSMIDTAPENKDEPQEGTSHLPPRPKPPLPASRPVAMVAAVPKSSSEGESWQPTEEEQTRTAGPPVPAARTRTSPRECPQEELAPGASPVPSPRSVPQSDVSEQSTKPAPHMDVDKILTAPSRPKPPLPVARPHGGPPTVPSPGGSPRLSQKVVPSKPPPPHVVDTVSGSQGPTTRGDGLPPPLVPSRPPVAMGTVPVAEGCLYAVSEPLETTDTFTKMPSPSNSQPSRPPPPVPKSRPKSSAHSSPMLGRPLPSVPPQSPPTASPPLAPSHCYEDVDSVKAQARTSVSAISMDLPAQQHSTSSPTETVEAGNESQKEDDISALYAKVNKPVEAANESQKEDDISALYAKVNKPSKPKNSQNSHPDTGSSDSAALNPFGVSLKHIAPEDSPESEAPPIPPKLGSDHTDVSPPLLSPKPKPSISAKPQVAGKPKSPRSEENPVELSEASTTKAESSEQSGPPAKPQVADKPKSPRSEETPANSLEASSTKTESSEQSKPPVAAKRPTIIRPSKPAPKTESSASSAEDASEVQLREKGSEKESVPCPQSEPPGDGENKTSVLGRPAPPKRPVTIIGLPHQRQKPPALESTKEETTAPKHQAVEDSLSGAEKSEAKEAEPDGHSTAPPPLHASPALPRPPPPRPGKPHSSPPSERSKTDLESSAPPKPPTPAPPRPAARPASEAVAPGVEEAAVTASAVARKTKDEEEEGGGAVPGRPPSPAPPRPSTRPASAMLAPSREEGGATMSSSSPKSSPPVHRKEPSPCEEEAVARRPGRPGGPPPRPMSMPPVKPPLSATTTVSPAAASGTMEPRQEKPSRPQPVRPTPPKQPQTTAPPPLPKRPGLNHPLYRYMATEPHAIAVHAYPARHPDELPFEEGDTVLLLKRVDEQWLKGKVGDKEGIFPQSFVTIIHPLHDELPPSALDDVIDTMFEDALQEKPDLLQGPRCRARFDFEGEDDADLAFEDGDVIQLIARCGDDWLRGELNRKVGIFPAAFVEIIEDLPEERGDVTMGATEKGRHEAVALFDFSGQEGELSFKAGDQICVVSRVDKQWLFGQSGGREGSFPASFVDVVPDDLPQHGPQGASHSAVSAAGSQPSQAPAAAANQQDTAGQWGTALFSFDKMQEGDLEFREGERILVVGKMGEEWLRGRLGDREGVFPSSFVKMDSGPGGESTEAAVPEDHGTGLSTHTALVMGKALFDFEGQADNELSFKVNDEIVLGSMVSEGSEWQWGELHGKKGMFPASFVEMI